The Streptomyces pratensis genomic interval CCCTGCGTTCGGGCCGGATTTCACGCGCGGAAGTCGGCCCCGCCCCCTGCCTGATGGAATTCGCCCTCCTGCATCCCGATCCGGACGACACGACCTGGCTCAGGCCCGTCCCTCCGTCGGCGGCGCTGGCCCAGCGGCTGCACCCCCTGGAGCGGGAGATCAAGGACCGCCGACGGCGTTCCGTCGAGCTCGCGGAGTCCTTCGAGCCCTTCATGGACATCAGCGCGCAGGACCCGCCGACCACCCACGCCATCACGGTGCTGGAGGGCGGCAACAGGATCAACGCCGCCCTCGACCTCGCCACCGCCGAGTGCCGCACGGAGGTGCTCACCGTCCAGCCGGGCGGCGACCGGGGCGAGGACCGCCTCAGCGAAGGCCTGGAACGCGCCCTGTCGGTGGTCGACCGGGGCGTCAGCATGCGCACGCTCTACCAGCACACCGTCAGGCACAGCCAGGGCACACTCGCCTACGCCGCGCGCCTGGCCAACGACAAGGTGGAGATCCGCACCCTGGAGGAGCTCATCGAGCGCCTCCTCGTCTTCGACCGGACCGTTGCCTTCATCCCCGCCCAGAACGACGACCAGGTCGCCCTCGAACTCCGCCATCCAGGGCTCGTCAACTACCTGGTGAAGGTCTTCGAACAGCTGTGGAGCCGCGCCTCCCCCCTGCTCGGAGAGCTGCAGTACGATCCACCGACCAAGGGCATCAGCGGCGTTCAGCGTTCCATAGCCCAACTCCTGGTCGAGGGACACGTGGACGACTCGATCGCCCGCCGCCTCGGCATGAACGTCCGCACCTGCCGGGCGCACGTCGCGAAGCTGTCCGCCACCCTCGGCAGCACGAGCCGCGCCCAGCTGGGCTATCTGATCGCGCGGTCGGGAATCCTGGACCAGGACTCCTGACCGTGTGCCACCCGAAACCTCCCCACCCCCGGGCCGACGGGCACGACCGCGCGGGCAGGGGGACGGCGGGGCGTATCCGGAAAGCACCGGGAGAGTCCCCCGCTCCCTCCCGGCAGCTCCACACTCCCCCCGCAGCCGCGTACGCGCCACGGTCATCTTGTTGCAGTGCATGAAGTGAGGGGTCGTCAAATCACTACCGATGAGGCAAACACGAACCATTCGCACGGGCCGAGAGAGCTCTGCGCCACCGGCCTGCGACTGTACGAGGAAGCGGTAGTCGCGGGACGCATCCCCCGCACCGCTCTCGTGGCCGCTCCCTGCCTGGCCGACATGGGCCTCGTCCAGCCCGAGCCGGCCGACTCCGCGTGGATGCGCCCCGTCCCCCCGTCCGCCGCACTGGCCCACCTGCTCCAGCCGATCACCCGCGAGCTCGACGAGCGGGTACAGCTCGCCGCCGCGCTCAGCAGGTCGCTGACGCCCCTGACCTCGGTCGCCAGCGCCGATCCCGACCTGGCGTTCACGGTCCTGGAAGGCAAACCGGTGATCGAGGCGGCCCTGCGGGACGCGACCTCCGTCGTCACCGAGCAGGTCCTCACGGCCCAGCCGGGCAGCGACCGCCCCCTGAACGGGATGGAGCGGGGGGTCGCCAACGCCCGGACGGCCATCGCGCGTGGAGCCCGGCTCCGGCACATCTACCAGCACCCGGCGCGCTACGGCACCACCGTCAGGGCCTATCTCGACCAGATCTCCCCCGAGGACCTTCAGGTGCGTACCACCGAACAGACCGTGGAACGGCTGATCATCTTCGACCGGACGGTCGCGTTCATCCCGGCGGCGCCCGACCGCCGCACAGCCCTCCGCATCCGGCACCCCGCCCTGGTCGACTACCTCATCCAGGTCTACGAGGTCCTCTGGGCCCAGGCCACGCCCTTCGCGCAGCAACTGCCCGCGCCCACCCCGGGCGTCCAGGTCACGGCCGTCCAGCAGAGCATCGCAAGGCTCCTCGGCGAGGGCCACGTCGACGACGTGGTGGCCCGCAAGCTGGGCATCAGCGTGCGCACCTGCCGCTCCCACATCGCCAAGCTCATGCAGGCCCTGGGCGCCACCAGCCGGACCCATCTCGGCGTCCTGATCATGCGCGCCGGCATCGTCGACGCGGCCACGGGGAAAGGGCCCGTCCCGGAGTCGTGAGACTCCGGGGCGGGCCCTTTCCGGCCGGCTCAGTCCTTCGGCCTCTTGGGCCGCCAGACCACCAGCGCGCTCGTCTGGTGCACGTCCTGGTACGGCACCAGGTCACGCCGGTAGGAGGCGTGCACCTGGGCCTCGCGCTGCTGCATGGCCACGGCCGCGCCGTCCACGGCCGCCGAGAGCTCGGCGACCCGCTGCTGGAGCGCGGCGACCTGGTTCTCCAGCTCGATGATGCGCTTGATCCCCGCGAGGTTGATGCCCTCGTCCTGCGACAACTGCTGGACGGTGCGCAGCAGTTCGATGTCACGGGCCGAGTAGCGCCGGCCGCGCCCGGCCGTGCGGTCGGGCGAGACCAGGCCGAGACGGTCGTACTGGCGCAGCGTCTGCGGGTGCAGGCCCGAGAGCTGGGCCGCGATCGAGATCACGTAGACCGGTGATTCGTCGGTCAGCTGGTACGGATTGCGTCGACGGCCGTCCATCTCAAGCTCCCTTCGCAGCCTGGAACAGCTCCGCCCGCGGGTCCTCCCCCGCGGTCGACTTCCGGTAGGCCTCCAGCGCGTCCTGGGCGTCCGAACCGAGGTCCGTGGGCACGGCCACCTCGACGGTGACCAGGAGGTCTCCCCGGGTGCCGTCCTTGCGCACGGCGCCCTTGCCCCGGGCCCGCATGGTACGTCCGTTGGGCGTGCCGGCGGGGAGTTTCAGGGTGACCGGGGGCCCGCCGAGCGTGGGGACCTTCACCTCGCCGCCGAGTGCCGCCTCCGGGAAGGTGACGGGCACGGTGACGGTGAGGTTGTCGCCCTTGCGGCCGAAGACCGGGTGGGCGTCGACGTGGACGACGACGTACAGGTCGCCGGCCGGACCGCCGCGCTCGCCCGGGCTGCCCTTGCCGCGCAGCCGGATCCGCTGGCCGTCCAGGACCCCCGCGGGGATCCTGACCTGCATCGTGCGGGCCGACTTCGCCCGGCCGCTGCCCTTGCAGACCTCACAGGGGTCCTGGGCGATGAGGCCGCGGCCCTTGCAGTCCACGCAGGGATCGGTCAGCGAGAATCCGCCGCCGGTGCCGCGCGACACCTGGCCGGTGCCGACGCACGTCGGACAGACCCTCGGGGTGCCGTTCTTGTCGCCGGTGCCCGAACACGCCTTGCAGGGGGCCTGGCTGGACATCCGGAGCGGGACCGTGGCCCCGTCGACCGCCTCGGTGAAGCTGAGCGTCACCTCGGACTCGATGTCCTGGCCGCGCCGCGGCTGGACACGGGTGCCGCCGCCGCCCCGGTTGAACAGCCCACCGAAGACGTCGCCGATGCCGCCACCGCCGAACCCGCCGGCTCCGGCGTTCTGGCCGCCGCCCGGGGCACCCCCGAAGAGGTCGCCCAGGTCGAAGTTGAAGTTGCCGCCCGCGCCGCCGGGACCCGCCCGGAAGCCTCCGCTGCCGAAGAGGGCGCGCGCCTCGTCGTACTCCTTGCGCTTCTTGGGGTCGCCGAGGACGTCGTTCGCCTCGGAGATCTCCTTGAAGCGCTCCTCGGCCTTGGCGTCACCCTTGTTGGCGTCCGGGTGGAACTCGCGGGCGAGCTTCCGGTACGCCTTCTTGACCTCGGCGTCGGTGGCGTCCTTGGGGACGCCGAGAACCTTGTAGTAGTCCTTCTCGACGAAGTCCTTCGTGCTCATCGACGTCCCTCCTTCCGGACGATCGGCCGTGCGGCCGGCCCCATGGCCGGCCGCACGCCGCGTCGGTGTTCCCCGCAGTGGTCGGACGGAATGTCAGACCTCTTCGGTGCCACCGCTCTCCTCGTCGTCTGCCTTCTCTTC includes:
- a CDS encoding helix-turn-helix transcriptional regulator — protein: MTTDEANTNHSHGPRELCATGLRLYEEAVVAGRIPRTALVAAPCLADMGLVQPEPADSAWMRPVPPSAALAHLLQPITRELDERVQLAAALSRSLTPLTSVASADPDLAFTVLEGKPVIEAALRDATSVVTEQVLTAQPGSDRPLNGMERGVANARTAIARGARLRHIYQHPARYGTTVRAYLDQISPEDLQVRTTEQTVERLIIFDRTVAFIPAAPDRRTALRIRHPALVDYLIQVYEVLWAQATPFAQQLPAPTPGVQVTAVQQSIARLLGEGHVDDVVARKLGISVRTCRSHIAKLMQALGATSRTHLGVLIMRAGIVDAATGKGPVPES
- a CDS encoding helix-turn-helix transcriptional regulator, producing the protein MFRNLGGGDMTTKSTTGTHPHGVTDLCDEGKRLYASALRSGRISRAEVGPAPCLMEFALLHPDPDDTTWLRPVPPSAALAQRLHPLEREIKDRRRRSVELAESFEPFMDISAQDPPTTHAITVLEGGNRINAALDLATAECRTEVLTVQPGGDRGEDRLSEGLERALSVVDRGVSMRTLYQHTVRHSQGTLAYAARLANDKVEIRTLEELIERLLVFDRTVAFIPAQNDDQVALELRHPGLVNYLVKVFEQLWSRASPLLGELQYDPPTKGISGVQRSIAQLLVEGHVDDSIARRLGMNVRTCRAHVAKLSATLGSTSRAQLGYLIARSGILDQDS
- the dnaJ gene encoding molecular chaperone DnaJ, which encodes MSTKDFVEKDYYKVLGVPKDATDAEVKKAYRKLAREFHPDANKGDAKAEERFKEISEANDVLGDPKKRKEYDEARALFGSGGFRAGPGGAGGNFNFDLGDLFGGAPGGGQNAGAGGFGGGGIGDVFGGLFNRGGGGTRVQPRRGQDIESEVTLSFTEAVDGATVPLRMSSQAPCKACSGTGDKNGTPRVCPTCVGTGQVSRGTGGGFSLTDPCVDCKGRGLIAQDPCEVCKGSGRAKSARTMQVRIPAGVLDGQRIRLRGKGSPGERGGPAGDLYVVVHVDAHPVFGRKGDNLTVTVPVTFPEAALGGEVKVPTLGGPPVTLKLPAGTPNGRTMRARGKGAVRKDGTRGDLLVTVEVAVPTDLGSDAQDALEAYRKSTAGEDPRAELFQAAKGA
- a CDS encoding heat shock protein transcriptional repressor HspR — encoded protein: MDGRRRNPYQLTDESPVYVISIAAQLSGLHPQTLRQYDRLGLVSPDRTAGRGRRYSARDIELLRTVQQLSQDEGINLAGIKRIIELENQVAALQQRVAELSAAVDGAAVAMQQREAQVHASYRRDLVPYQDVHQTSALVVWRPKRPKD